AAATACGCACTGGAAGGTATCAAAGAACTCAAGAAAAACTGCGATACCCTCATTGTGATTCCGAACGAACGTCTTTTTGAAGTGAGCGAGGAAAATACCACGCTGATGGAAGCCTTCAAGATGGCCGATGACGTGCTGCTGAATGCCACACGCGGTATCACCGACCTCATTCTGATGCCCGGGGTGGTGAACGTGGATTTTGCCGATGTGCGCACAACCATGCTCGACGGCGGCGCGGCTATCATGGGTTCGGCCTGTGCCTCCGGGCAGGACCGCGCTGAAATTGCAACCCGAAAGGCGATCAACTCGCCCCTGCTCGACGGTCTCAGCATCCGGGGCTCGCGCAATGTGCTGCTCAACATTTCCTCAAGCAGTCAGCTGATGATGAACGAGATCAAGCTTGCGACCAAAATCATTCAGGATGAAGTGGGTGAGGATGCGGAAATGATCTGGGGTACGGTGCTTGATGAGGAGTATGGCGAGGAGCTGCGGGTTACCGTTATTGCAACCGGTTTTGATCTGGGTGGCAGCGATGCGAAGAAAACGCTTGTACAGCCCAAGAAACCGGGAGGAGGGTTTACGCCTCCAAATGCCGGCGCACAGGAAACTGCAAAAGCGAAGCTTCCGCCCCTTCCCGGTGCGGCACCGCGCGTGCCAAACCCGAAACTCTCTACGGTGAATACCCGCAAGAGTGCCCCGCCCCGTTTCAAGACGCAGGAAGACGGTAACCCTGACGACAAGTTCTACAAGGGTGAGGAAAACCTCAAAAATCTGGATAAGCCGGCCTTTACACGTCGTGAGCGGGTGCTGCGTAAAGGGAATGATCAGAACATTTCCCGGGAAGACGATCAGGAAGGCGGTGGTTCTTCGCAATCACGCTTCAAAATCAGAAAAGCCAGCGGCGGCGGGAATCAGCCTCCGTTTCTGGAAAATCTGATGGACTAATAACATTCCACCTTTGCAGGGGTTCCACAGAAAGGTCACACGGCCTGCTGTGGAATCCCTGTTTTTTTTTGGGGATGGATAAAGAAGGGGTGGCATGCTTTAGTAGCCGCGACTCCGGCTGCGGGTTTGTGCTGTTTTTGCAGCGCTGACCGGGATGGCGTGTTCAGGAAAGAGGATGCTGCACGGTTTGAAATGCCTGGTGTGCTCCCAAAAAGCAAGGGACTCATCTTTGATTTGGGGTGCCTGTAAAACCACGAAAGACCGTGATGTTCACGGAGTTTCCCCCAAATAAAAAAAACCTTGGAATGGCGATACATTCTGGTTTCGGGGAAAGGTGATGTCTGGCAAACGCGATCCAATCGGGTCGCGTATCAGAGGCGGTCTTTGGCGAGATGCGCGAACAGCTGTGCCCAGTACATGACGATGCTGCCGAGCCAGATGCCGGCGAGTACATCAGCCGGAAAGTGCTCCCCAAGAAAAAGCCTGCTGCTAAGGATGAGCAGGGTGAGGGTGAGGGCAAGCAGCCGGTAGGCGGTTTCATGGCGCAGCTGAAAAACGGCGATGCACATGGCGGTAACGGCCGTTGCGTGTCCGGAAGGCAGGGAGTGAAAGCTGCGACCGGTCTGGAAGCCGAAGAAGCCGGTATACCCTTCCCCAAACCATATTTCGGGACGTGCTCGGCCCAATGAAAACTTCAGAAGGGTGGTGAAAATCAGGCTGACCAGCACTGCGGATAAAAGAATGACCGTCCGGTCGGTTTCAATCCTTTTCTTGTTGCGCCGCAGCGTCATAATTTGCAGTCCAATGATCCCTGCTGTGGCAATGAAGATGGTGTAGGGGTTGATGTAGAGCGCCAATATGCGCAGGCCTTCGTGCCAAAGCGTGTATTCCATCTGACTGAAATAGGTGACTACCGCAATATCCACGTACTGAATAAGCGCAACGCTTGCAAAAAGAAACGCAAGTGTGGCAATGGTGCTGTTACGCGCAACGACAAGGGCCGGGTTTTGATGGCGGGAAGGGGGAGGCAAAACGGGATTCAGATGTTGGGTTTGGTGTTTCATTGACTGACGGATGGTGTTGTGATGTCAGGCAACGAAACTTAGTAATTTAATGGCTTAATCCATTTTGAACAACTCTAAACCCGAACAGCGCCAAAGTGGCCTGCAAGCACTAAGCAATTGATCAATATTGATGTCGTCTGAAGGGAAGTGGGATAAAAAATCTCTGCATCGGACGTACTTTCTATAATGAAAGTTTGAAATTCATGCACTGGGGTTTCGGTGATGAAGTGATCAATTGGCGTTGTGAAATCAACACGTTTTGCGGTTGCCTCATGTTCTGAGTTAGCTATGTTGCAGGAGGTAAGCAGAGAAGCTGTGATTAAGAAGGATAGTACTGTATATCGCATGAGAATTTCATTTGTGTTTCATTGGTTTTGTTTTGTGCTAAATAACGGTCTTGCGTTTCTGCTGCCGAGCTCAAAGCGCCGGTGTTTAGCAAACGATCTGAACCGGTCAGCAGGAAACGCTTGTTATGTACAATGACGCAAGGGATTAATTAATTTTATACCCTATTAATAGGCGAAAGTGGTTTTGTCTAAAACTCATATTTTGAGCTGCTTGACTGTTATTTTGTAAGTCTGTCAATCCAAACCAACCTTCTGCTCCAATTGAAAATTTTTCATTTAATATATACTCACCTCTGAGCCCCGCGTCTATTGAAGAGTTGGCAAAAAAAGCATCATAATTTCGCCAGTCCCAATCTGCAGTTGCAGAAATGAAGTAGTCATAACGATCTGAGATGGTCAAATGATGATTATACTTTGCACCCAAACCAAAGCGAAAATCCGCAATAGGGTAAAGACCAAACAGGCCAAATTCTAAAGCTTGTATTTTTACCTGACTGCTAAATTTAACATCACCTGCCGGATAGTCACCGGAATCTTTCCCGCCAAATTGATTATAGCCTGCAAATGAGTGGATTGCAAAACCAGTTGAAGTATTTAATTCAAGATATATTCTGGCAGAAGGCATAACAGAAAAGGCGGTTCTATCATGCATTGCAGGTGAATCTGCTTGCATAAATAGTTGATTGTGACCACCCCCAAGTTCAATTCCAAAATTCAGAAGTGTACTCGACGCATTCTGACCAAAAGATGACAATGGTAGAATCAAAAAAAGAATCCCAATGATAACGGTGTGATTTGTTTTTTTTGTCATGGCACTTAGGTTTTTTATTGTACATAACGGCTTGGCGTTTGTGCTGCGGGGCGACCAAGACTGAGTTTAAGCAACCAGCGCTCAGCCGTCAGCACGAAACGCTTGTTATAGGTAATAGCTTATGAGATTTCAATAAAATCCCATCTCATCTTAAATTTAGACCAGCTTTTTTCCCAACAAGTATCAACATATGCTTCTATCTGTATCATTTGTATGGAAAAGCCACAATAATCATTTAAGTATCTAACAGTCTTTTTCAATTGTGTTTTAAAGTCCTCATCAATAAGAAGTCCTGATTTTGGTAGCAATCTTATTTCTTTGTTTGTTAAATTATTAACTTTTATAAAATTACTATATTTCCGTTTTAGTATGTTTCTTGTTGTATCATTGACAATCTTAGCAAGATATTTATCATTATGAATATTTAAGTAGTCTATATTGATATCTTGATAGAATAAATCAGATATATATCTCAATAATTGTCCATGAGAATCATGGGAATTCCCACCAATCTTCAACTCACATGGTAAAACTGCTCCATCTTCCCTTAAATATAAAAAATCAATTCTTTGATCTTCGTCACCACCTTTGAATTCAGCCCCAACCAATGTATATCCCTGAGCAGGAAAGTTATTCCAAATATCACTTTTCTGAATTATTTTCGCTAGATCTTTTACTTCTTTATAACCTAAATCTTCTTTTAAATTGATTCGATTATTTAAAGGAGTCTCGTATTCAATCCATTCATCTGGATTTGGTGGCTGAATACCAAAGGCTCCGTCTTCGTTAAAATATAGTTTCATATTTGAAGTGGCTTAGGTTCATTGGAATTTGTGTTTGATTTATTTAGCATGAATGTTAATTATTGAGCAAAAGGTTAATGAATTAAGATTGATGTAATATCAACAATGGAAGAATATCTGAGAAGTTTATTATAAATCTCAATTAATTCTTATCAAGAATCAAAGAGTTCTTTTCCTTCAAATAATATTTCGGTAGTAAATAAATAAATGCTAAAGGGGTAAACCTATAACGACCCAGCGTTTAATGGGCTTGGCCTTTAAAGCAAATAATGTGAGAAATTTATAAATAGGGTGCAAGCGCCGAACGCGAAATCATGCCTTGCGTGGCCAAGTCCCATTGAAACGCTTGTTATGGCTCATGTGCTAAAGCCCTAATATTTTTTGCTTCTTTGATTTGAATTCTTCCTCAGATATTACGCCTCTTTCTTTGAGATTGGCAAGCTTTTCCAAATATTCCAGATCAGTAATTTTATAATCATGAGTTAAACTTTGTTCATTCTCTCTGTTTGGTTTATTTTTTGAGAACGATGGTTTTATAAATTCACGATTCGTTATCCGCTCACTTTTCTTTGGATCTTCTCCAAATTCATTTTTTCCAGGGTAACTATCTTTGATAAGCATGAAAATATAAAAGAATAGATTTACTATCGGCACTAACAACAAGAAAACAAATACCCCTTCGAGATTCATGTCATGTAATCTTTTCACCCCCTGAATCATGCTTACTATTCCCAAACCTATAATGATTAGAAGAAAAAATATGATTATACCAGGGTATTGGTAAAGACCAGTATCTGATGGAAATGCAAAGAAAAGATTAGGTATTGCTAGTAGTAGGCTACGAATAAAATATGTACTTCTTCTAATTCGCCCATCGGTTGAAAAAAAATCATCTTCAACTATATGTAGATTGTTTCCCTTTTCTATGATATTTAGGCTACCTGAATAACTTTTAGAGAGAAAATTGTGGTTGCATGTCACGCATCTTGGATAAGCTTTATGCATTACCTCTCCACATTTGGGACACTCTTTTAAACCTTTTGCCATATAAGGTATTATTTTTTAGTTAGAGCCATAACTACTTATTGAGCGACGGTCAATATACTCCCACTAGTCGTATAAGTAAAGAATTATCTACTTATGCGACGCCCGGGTACGCATTAAGTACTTCAATTGTCACTTAATGATTATCCAGATCAACCAATTCTCTGAGTTGTATAAGGAAATACTTATACGATTTCAATCAATAAGTGCACGCTGCGAACCGGAGCAGAAGGTAATCGTTCTGACAGGGCAAGTATCATCGTTTTATTTGCCAAAAATTGTCATCACCGGCTCAATCGGTGCATATCGCTTCCTCCACCTCCCAAACCGCACCCAAACACCATTTCCCCCAAGCCTACCGTGAAATCCGGTTATGCCATGTGCATTTTTCATGGTAGATATTAAAAAGTACCGTGAAAATCGATTATGCCATGCGCGGATTTCACGGTAGGCTTGTAGGGTTTACCGTGAAAATCGATTATATTGTGAGCGATTTTCACGGTTAGCGACCTTTCCGGTAAGCTTCAACATTCAGGACGGAACCACAAATGGATATATCTTTATACACCCGCACCAAACAGGCCAAGCTCGAGGATCTGATGATTGATTACCCCGCGGTCGCAATTGTTGGGGCACGTCAGGTTGGTAAGACAACATTGGCGAGACAAATTGCGGCTTCACGGCAAAAAGAAGCACTCTATCTTGATATGGAGTCACCCCGGGATGTTTCCAAACTTCAGGAAGCAGAGCTCTTTTTTGAGCTGCATGCGGATAAGCTGATCATTATCGATGAAATTCAGCATAAACCGGAGCTTTTTG
This genomic stretch from Cyclonatronum proteinivorum harbors:
- the ftsZ gene encoding cell division protein FtsZ — its product is METNQNDNTGSRFVFDSESVDNARIKVIGVGGGGGNAINTMIKNGLNNVEYIALNTDSQALKKSKADTVIQVGTSLTNGLGAGARPEVGREAVEENRHEIEDAIEGSDMIFVTAGMGGGTGTGGAPVVAGIAKRKGILTVGVVTTPFDFEGKPRMKYALEGIKELKKNCDTLIVIPNERLFEVSEENTTLMEAFKMADDVLLNATRGITDLILMPGVVNVDFADVRTTMLDGGAAIMGSACASGQDRAEIATRKAINSPLLDGLSIRGSRNVLLNISSSSQLMMNEIKLATKIIQDEVGEDAEMIWGTVLDEEYGEELRVTVIATGFDLGGSDAKKTLVQPKKPGGGFTPPNAGAQETAKAKLPPLPGAAPRVPNPKLSTVNTRKSAPPRFKTQEDGNPDDKFYKGEENLKNLDKPAFTRRERVLRKGNDQNISREDDQEGGGSSQSRFKIRKASGGGNQPPFLENLMD
- a CDS encoding phosphatase PAP2 family protein; the protein is MKHQTQHLNPVLPPPSRHQNPALVVARNSTIATLAFLFASVALIQYVDIAVVTYFSQMEYTLWHEGLRILALYINPYTIFIATAGIIGLQIMTLRRNKKRIETDRTVILLSAVLVSLIFTTLLKFSLGRARPEIWFGEGYTGFFGFQTGRSFHSLPSGHATAVTAMCIAVFQLRHETAYRLLALTLTLLILSSRLFLGEHFPADVLAGIWLGSIVMYWAQLFAHLAKDRL
- a CDS encoding DUF805 domain-containing protein translates to MAKGLKECPKCGEVMHKAYPRCVTCNHNFLSKSYSGSLNIIEKGNNLHIVEDDFFSTDGRIRRSTYFIRSLLLAIPNLFFAFPSDTGLYQYPGIIIFFLLIIIGLGIVSMIQGVKRLHDMNLEGVFVFLLLVPIVNLFFYIFMLIKDSYPGKNEFGEDPKKSERITNREFIKPSFSKNKPNRENEQSLTHDYKITDLEYLEKLANLKERGVISEEEFKSKKQKILGL